The following proteins are co-located in the Silene latifolia isolate original U9 population chromosome 1, ASM4854445v1, whole genome shotgun sequence genome:
- the LOC141605030 gene encoding uncharacterized protein LOC141605030, with amino-acid sequence FSPHFPNHRPPCINIKIRTLKRCIYKRHKSEEKQCSLVEMENSKNSGINNFQMPLHYPRYTKDDYQQMPETTLDRLLAEYGLTVQGDITFKREFAIGAFLWPTYVDSTRNGKGSDYN; translated from the coding sequence TTCTCTCCCCATTTTCCTAATCACAGACCCCCTTGTATAAATATCAAGATTAGAACCCTAAAGAGATGCATATACAAAAGACACAAGTCAGAAGAAAAGCAGTGCAGTTTGGTAGAGATGGAAAACAGTAAAAATAGTGGAATCAACAACTTCCAAATGCCACTCCACTACCCCAGGTACACCAAAGATGATTACCAACAAATGCCCGAAACTACCCTTGATCGTCTTCTAGCTGAATACGGCCTCACTGTCCAGGGTGACATCACCTTCAAGCGAGAATTTGCCATCGGTGCTTTCCTGTGGCCAACCTATGTCGACAGTACTCGTAATGGCAAAGGAAGTGACTACAACTAG
- the LOC141605009 gene encoding wall-associated receptor kinase-like 20, protein MEIHHLLTSAVLLLLLLTAIPLSTSTSPRQCPPCGPTHVPYPLSTSPTCGDQSYKLHCIDNTTLLFPTSNSSYTITSTNPSSQRLVIAPSPLLPNTCVSRDLPFTGLQLSPSAPFNITGDNTIMFLNCTPILLGSPLNCSSNSLCHVYTNSTRNGGVAACRNAGICCTFKAGGGTTSYSVTLRESACSGYTSFVDLNPGLPVGQWGQPGVMIQWLLPQEPVCNSQADCNVDQGNSTCSADVNSKGISRCFCKDGLHWDAVNGFCAQNNVCSDPDGCKSSKAGLIAGLVAGVGGALMVATVAIVFYKRQRKIKEARDQIKKEREEILNSGGGRTAKIFSGREIKKATANFSLDRLLGTGGYGEVYKGVLDDGTLIAVKCAKVGNAKGIDQILNEVKILCQVNHKCLVGLLGCCVELEQPIMVYEFISNGTLNEHLRGFTPGGYSRLSWSDRLNVAYQTAEALAYLHFSANPPIYHRDVKSSNILLDEKLNAKVSDFGLSRLAETDMSHISTCAQGTLGYLDPEYYRNYQLTDKSDVYSFGVVLLELLTSQKAIDFNREADDVNLAMYVKRLVDEERLMDAIDPEIKNGASNIEQDTMKALGFLAIGCLEERRQNRPSMKEIAEEIEYIISIATAKKVEH, encoded by the exons ATGGAGATACACCACCTCCTAACATCCGCAGTACTACTGCTACTACTACTCACCGCCATACCCCTATCAACCTCAACGTCACCCCGACAATGCCCACCGTGCGGACCCACACATGTCCCCTACCCACTAAGCACATCCCCCACGTGCGGTGACCAATCCTACAAACTCCACTGCATCGACAACACCACCCTCCTCTTCCCCACCTCTAACAGCTCCTACACCATCACCTCCACCAACCCCTCCTCACAACGGCTAGTTATCGCTCCCTCCCCGCTCCTCCCCAACACCTGCGTCTCACGTGACCTCCCTTTTACCGGCCTTCAACTCTCCCCTTCTGCCCCCTTCAACATCACTGGTGACAACACCATTATGTTCCTCAACTGCACTCCGATCCTCCTGGGGTCCCCACTCAACTGCTCCTCCAACAGTCTATGCCACGTCTACACCAACTCCACGCGGAATGGAGGGGTGGCGGCTTGTAGGAATGCGGGAATCTGTTGTACGTTTAAAGCAGGGGGTGGGACGACGTCGTATAGTGTTACGCTGAGGGAAAGCGCGTGTAGCGGGTATACGAGTTTTGTTGACCTGAACCCGGGGTTGCCTGTTGGACAGTGGGGGCAGCCCGGGGTGATGATCCAGTGGTTGCTTCCGCAGGAGCCTGTTTGTAACAGTCAAGCTGATTGCAACGTTGATCAAGGGAATTCTACTTGTAGCGCGGATGTTAATAGTAAGGGGATTAGCAGGTGTTTTTGTAAGGATGGGCTTCATTGGGATGCTGTCAATGGTTTCTGTGCTCAGA ATAATGTGTGTTCGGACCCAGATGGTTGCAAAAGTAGCAAAGCAGGCTTAATAGCAG GCTTGGTAGCAGGAGTAGGAGGTGCTCTTATGGTTGCCACCGTAGCCATTGTATTTTACAAACGCCAACGCAAAATAAAAGAAGCACGAGACCAGATAAAGAAGGAGCGAGAGGAAATCCTGAATTCCGGGGGTGGGAGAACTGCCAAGATCTTCAGTGGCAGGGAGATAAAAAAGGCCACTGCCAATTTCTCGCTAGACCGCCTTTTAGGCACTGGAGGCTACGGTGAAGTCTACAAAGGCGTCCTTGATGACGGGACTCTCATTGCGGTCAAGTGTGCTAAGGTTGGTAACGCCAAAGGGATTGACCAAATCCTGAATGAAGTCAAAATCCTTTGCCAAGTTAATCACAAGTGTCTTGTTGGTTTACTTGGTTGTTGTGTTGAGCTCGAACAGCCCATAATGGTCTACGAGTTTATATCGAATGGTACACTTAATGAACACCTCCGAGGGTTCACACCGGGAGGATATAGCCGGTTGTCATGGTCTGATCGTCTGAATGTCGCCTATCAGACGGCTGAGGCCCTTGCATATCTGCATTTCTCGGCAAACCCTCCGATTTATCATAGGGATGTAAAGTCATCTAATATATTGTTAGATGAGAAGTTGAATGCTAAGGTCTCAGATTTTGGGCTGTCAAGATTGGCTGAGACCGACATGAGCCATATATCGACTTGTGCACAAGGCACCCTCGGTTACCTTGATCCTGAGTATTACCGGAACTACCAGCTCACAGATAAGAGTGACGTTTACAGCTTTGGAGTTGTGTTGTTAGAACTGTTGACGTCCCAAAAGGCAATAGACTTCAATCGAGAAGCCGACGATGTCAACTTGGCTATGTATGTGAAGAGGCTGGTGGACGAGGAACGACTAATGGATGCTATTGATCCTGAAATAAAGAATGGAGCTAGCAATATTGAGCAAGACACCATGAAAGCATTGGGATTTCTGGCAATCGGATGCTTGGAGGAACGCAGGCAAAACCGTCCCTCGATGAAAGAAATTGCAGAAGAGATTGAGTACATTATAAGCATTGCAACTGCCAAGAAAGTGGAACATTAA